A single region of the Aurantiacibacter sp. MUD11 genome encodes:
- the dnaN gene encoding DNA polymerase III subunit beta: MKATIERAKLLRCLSHVQSVVERRNTIPILSNVLIEADEQGHVKIMATDLDLQVVEHLEANSVESGGAITVSAHLLFDIARKLPDGSEVSLETADNRMVIKAGRSRFTLPTLPRDDFPVIVEGDLPTSFELPAATLAELIDRTRFAISTEETRYYLNGIFFHVADEDRPVLKAAATDGHRLARFTLDRPDGAEGMPDVIVPRKAVAELRKLLEEAMEGNVAIDLSPSKIRFTLGGEGGVVLTSKLIDGTFPDYSRVIPTGNDKLLKVDPKSLFAGVDRVATIATEKTRAVKMGLDTDRVTLTVTSPDNGNATEEVSSQYSSDPMEIGFNAGYLKDILQQMDADTVELHFADAGAPTLIRKDESSPALYVLMPMRV; this comes from the coding sequence ATGAAGGCCACCATCGAACGCGCGAAGCTGCTGCGTTGTCTTTCTCACGTCCAGTCCGTGGTGGAGCGGCGGAACACCATTCCGATCCTCTCCAACGTGCTGATCGAGGCGGACGAGCAGGGCCACGTCAAGATCATGGCGACCGACCTCGACCTGCAGGTGGTGGAACACCTGGAGGCCAACAGCGTCGAAAGCGGCGGCGCGATCACCGTGTCCGCCCACCTGCTGTTCGACATCGCCCGCAAGCTGCCCGACGGCAGCGAGGTGTCGCTGGAGACGGCGGACAACCGCATGGTGATCAAGGCCGGGCGCAGCCGGTTCACCCTGCCGACCCTGCCGCGGGACGATTTCCCGGTGATCGTGGAAGGCGACCTGCCGACCAGCTTCGAACTGCCCGCGGCGACGCTGGCCGAGCTGATCGACCGCACGCGTTTCGCCATCTCCACCGAGGAAACCCGCTATTACCTCAACGGCATCTTCTTCCACGTCGCGGACGAGGATCGCCCGGTGCTGAAGGCCGCCGCCACCGACGGCCACCGCCTGGCGCGCTTCACGCTGGACCGTCCCGACGGCGCCGAAGGCATGCCCGACGTGATCGTGCCGCGTAAGGCCGTTGCCGAGCTGCGCAAGCTGCTGGAAGAGGCGATGGAGGGCAATGTCGCCATCGACCTGTCGCCGTCCAAGATCCGCTTCACCCTTGGCGGTGAAGGCGGCGTGGTGCTCACCAGCAAGCTGATCGACGGCACCTTCCCCGATTACAGCCGCGTGATCCCGACGGGTAACGACAAGCTGCTGAAGGTCGATCCGAAGTCGCTGTTCGCCGGTGTCGACCGCGTGGCTACCATCGCCACCGAGAAGACCCGCGCCGTGAAGATGGGCCTCGACACCGACCGCGTGACGCTGACCGTCACCAGCCCGGACAACGGCAACGCCACCGAAGAGGTCTCCTCGCAGTACAGTTCGGACCCGATGGAGATCGGCTTCAACGCCGGCTACCTGAAGGACATCCTGCAGCAGATGGACGCCGACACGGTGGAATTACACTTTGCCGATGCCGGCGCCCCGACGCTGATCCGCAAGGACGAGTCCAGCCCGGCGCTCTACGTGCTGATGCCGATGCGGGTGTGA
- a CDS encoding EAL domain-containing protein — MSGGSRSAIQRVRRASADAQSREQDPAPSVFPEPASQSTASTANARDVVREVLPDRRVEERREPVLTRRPEPSRDVLELKEIFPREWHYMLLVMIAAIGAGFAMSSAWPSRLSGVPLILSVLLMAPLPKVWDLVAARSMRHKLAAATFAIFLPLFLFGYGKNEWAVEGGLTWDVTVVAMLAVSSISVVYLRRTPAMIFAAQIALWAAIVAATGSLVGFVALGIGFVLAVLVTREQMRKAAQREEFRLMQERVATRAQDILTDYEETGQGWFWETDRRSLLTYVSPPVAEALGKQAEDLLGQPLTSLFDLQVTGGEGERTLMFHLSARSAFSELAVRAAVSGDERWWAISGRPLYDHFDNFIGFRGSGTDLTERKRSQEHATRLARYDSLTGLANRFQMGQALEKIVSAPQEANRHCSVLLLDLDRFKHVNDTMGHPAGDALLKQVAQRLERAVGKLGQVGRLGGDEFQVIVPTRTDRNQIASLGRDIINSLSQPYSIDGQRVVIGASVGIATAPDDGSTSEALIRNADLALYAAKDAGRGRYHFYSQDLHAEAEARSQLEDDLRDAIHKGELQLFYQPVISCESEKITGFEALMRWQHPVKGWVSPQRFIETAEDTGMIQQIGEWALRKACADLATWPEEVRVAVNVSPVQFANLQLPTVVANALAHAQVHPSRLELEITESVFLQDDAGTDAMFAALKKLGVRLALDDFGTGYSSLGYLKKAPFDKIKIDQSFVRGATQEGSRHGAIIASITSLAHALGMDTTAEGVETLDELELVRMHGCTHVQGFIYERPLSFEDATERLASGLAAVARGPRSSRAPRQTMLRKVVLDHNGNLYNGVVKNISTTGALIEGLWNVPVGTIFKVQISQKHLVTCTARWCEDDRMGVEFANPLQRDGAGRIAAIQGEAAASRSPESLEKAG; from the coding sequence ATGAGTGGTGGGAGCCGATCGGCGATCCAGAGGGTCAGGCGCGCAAGCGCCGACGCGCAGTCGCGCGAACAGGACCCTGCGCCCAGCGTCTTCCCCGAGCCAGCAAGCCAGTCGACAGCATCGACCGCCAACGCGCGCGACGTGGTCAGGGAAGTGCTTCCGGATCGCCGCGTCGAAGAGCGCAGGGAGCCGGTGCTGACACGCCGCCCGGAGCCGTCGCGCGACGTGCTCGAACTGAAGGAAATCTTCCCGCGCGAATGGCACTACATGTTGCTGGTCATGATCGCTGCGATCGGAGCCGGCTTCGCGATGAGCTCGGCCTGGCCGAGCCGACTTTCCGGCGTCCCGCTGATCCTGTCGGTCCTGCTGATGGCGCCGCTGCCCAAGGTCTGGGATCTGGTTGCCGCGCGCAGCATGCGGCACAAGCTGGCCGCCGCCACCTTCGCCATCTTCCTGCCGCTGTTCCTGTTCGGATACGGCAAGAACGAATGGGCCGTGGAAGGCGGACTGACATGGGACGTGACGGTGGTGGCGATGCTGGCCGTCAGTTCGATTTCGGTCGTCTACCTGCGCCGCACGCCGGCCATGATCTTTGCCGCCCAGATCGCGCTCTGGGCCGCGATCGTGGCCGCCACCGGATCGCTGGTCGGGTTCGTCGCGCTGGGCATCGGCTTCGTCCTTGCGGTGCTTGTCACCCGCGAACAGATGCGCAAGGCGGCGCAGCGCGAGGAATTCAGGTTGATGCAGGAACGCGTTGCCACCCGCGCCCAGGACATCCTCACCGACTACGAAGAGACCGGGCAGGGCTGGTTCTGGGAAACCGATCGCCGCTCCTTGCTAACCTACGTTTCACCGCCCGTGGCAGAGGCGCTGGGCAAGCAGGCGGAGGACCTGCTGGGGCAGCCGCTTACGTCCCTGTTCGACCTGCAAGTGACCGGCGGCGAGGGTGAACGCACGCTGATGTTCCACCTTTCTGCCCGCTCGGCGTTCAGTGAGCTGGCGGTTCGCGCAGCCGTGTCCGGCGACGAGCGCTGGTGGGCGATTTCGGGTCGGCCGCTGTATGACCATTTCGACAACTTCATCGGCTTTCGCGGCTCCGGCACCGACCTGACCGAGCGCAAGCGGAGCCAGGAACACGCGACGCGCCTCGCCCGGTACGATTCCCTCACCGGGCTCGCCAACCGCTTCCAGATGGGACAGGCGCTGGAAAAGATCGTCAGTGCCCCGCAGGAGGCAAACCGCCACTGCTCGGTGCTGCTGCTCGACCTCGATCGCTTCAAGCACGTCAACGATACCATGGGACACCCTGCCGGCGACGCGCTGCTGAAGCAGGTCGCCCAGCGGCTGGAGCGCGCGGTCGGCAAGCTGGGACAGGTGGGCCGTCTGGGTGGAGACGAATTCCAGGTCATCGTGCCCACGCGAACCGACCGCAACCAGATCGCATCGCTTGGCCGCGACATCATCAATTCGCTGTCGCAGCCCTATTCTATCGATGGGCAGCGCGTGGTGATCGGCGCCTCCGTCGGCATCGCCACCGCCCCTGACGATGGCTCCACCAGCGAGGCGCTGATCCGCAATGCCGACCTGGCGCTCTATGCAGCGAAGGATGCCGGGCGCGGTCGTTATCATTTCTACTCGCAGGACCTTCACGCCGAGGCCGAGGCGCGGTCGCAGCTCGAAGACGACTTGCGGGATGCCATCCATAAAGGCGAACTGCAGCTATTCTACCAGCCGGTCATTTCCTGCGAGAGCGAGAAGATCACCGGGTTCGAAGCTCTGATGCGCTGGCAACACCCGGTGAAGGGTTGGGTTTCCCCGCAACGCTTCATCGAGACCGCCGAAGATACCGGGATGATCCAGCAGATCGGCGAATGGGCCTTGCGCAAGGCTTGCGCGGACCTGGCGACATGGCCCGAGGAAGTCAGGGTCGCGGTGAACGTCTCCCCGGTGCAGTTTGCCAACCTGCAATTGCCCACTGTCGTCGCCAATGCCCTGGCCCATGCGCAGGTGCATCCCTCGCGGCTGGAGCTGGAAATCACCGAATCCGTGTTCCTGCAGGATGACGCGGGGACCGACGCCATGTTCGCCGCGCTGAAGAAGCTGGGCGTGCGATTGGCGCTGGACGATTTCGGCACCGGCTATTCTTCGCTGGGCTATTTGAAGAAGGCCCCGTTCGACAAGATCAAGATCGACCAGAGCTTCGTGCGCGGGGCCACGCAGGAAGGCAGCCGCCACGGCGCCATCATCGCTTCCATCACCAGCCTCGCCCATGCCCTGGGCATGGATACCACCGCCGAGGGCGTGGAAACGCTGGACGAGCTGGAACTGGTGCGCATGCACGGCTGCACGCACGTGCAGGGTTTCATCTACGAACGACCGCTGAGCTTCGAGGATGCCACCGAACGCCTGGCTTCCGGACTGGCTGCCGTGGCGCGTGGCCCGCGGTCGAGCCGGGCGCCGCGCCAGACCATGCTGCGCAAGGTTGTGCTGGACCACAACGGCAACCTCTACAACGGCGTGGTCAAGAACATCTCCACCACCGGGGCACTGATCGAGGGTCTCTGGAACGTCCCGGTCGGCACGATCTTCAAGGTGCAGATTTCGCAGAAGCACCTGGTGACCTGCACCGCGCGCTGGTGCGAGGATGATCGCATGGGCGTGGAATTCGCCAATCCGCTGCAACGAGACGGTGCCGGCAGGATCGCGGCGATCCAAGGTGAGGCAGCAGCGTCGCGCTCACCGGAATCGTTGGAGAAGGCTGGATGA
- the fabD gene encoding ACP S-malonyltransferase: MIAFVFPGQGSQKVGMGVELAEASAAAREVFGEVDEALNQHLARLMAEGPESELTLTANAQPAIMANAIAVAKVLEEGGFHLSEKGDCVAGHSLGEYTALAAVGAFSLTDTAKLLRLRGIAMQDAVPIGVGAMCALLGADLEKAQALAEAAAQGQVCEVANDNDPGQVVLSGHAEAIDRAVELAKEHGCKRAVKLPVSAPFHCSLMEPAAQRMDVALNNTPPGPFRLPLYANVTAAEVTDPATERDLLVQQVTGRVRWRESVLAMQAAGVTHFVELGGKVLGPMIRKIAPDATVTSVIGMDDIEGLAKEIG, encoded by the coding sequence ATGATTGCATTCGTTTTCCCCGGGCAGGGGAGCCAGAAGGTTGGCATGGGCGTGGAACTGGCCGAAGCCAGCGCCGCCGCACGCGAGGTTTTCGGCGAAGTCGACGAGGCGCTGAACCAGCACCTCGCCCGCCTGATGGCAGAGGGGCCGGAAAGCGAACTGACGCTGACCGCCAACGCCCAGCCCGCCATCATGGCCAATGCGATTGCCGTGGCGAAGGTGCTCGAAGAGGGCGGCTTCCACCTGTCGGAGAAGGGCGATTGCGTCGCCGGCCACTCGCTGGGCGAATATACCGCCTTGGCCGCCGTTGGCGCCTTCAGCCTGACCGATACCGCCAAGCTGCTGCGCCTGCGCGGGATCGCCATGCAGGATGCCGTGCCGATCGGCGTCGGCGCCATGTGCGCGCTGCTGGGAGCCGACCTGGAAAAGGCGCAGGCCCTCGCCGAAGCCGCCGCGCAAGGCCAGGTCTGCGAAGTCGCCAATGACAACGATCCGGGCCAGGTCGTGCTGTCCGGCCATGCCGAGGCGATCGACCGCGCGGTGGAGCTGGCCAAGGAACACGGCTGCAAGCGCGCCGTGAAGCTGCCGGTGTCCGCGCCGTTCCACTGCTCGCTGATGGAACCCGCGGCGCAGCGCATGGACGTGGCGCTCAACAACACTCCTCCGGGCCCCTTCCGCTTGCCGCTCTATGCCAACGTCACGGCTGCCGAAGTCACCGATCCGGCGACCGAGCGCGACCTGCTGGTGCAGCAGGTGACGGGCCGCGTGCGCTGGCGCGAAAGCGTGCTGGCGATGCAGGCTGCGGGGGTAACCCATTTCGTCGAGCTGGGCGGCAAGGTGCTGGGTCCGATGATCCGCAAGATTGCTCCCGATGCGACGGTGACCAGCGTCATCGGGATGGACGATATCGAAGGGCTGGCGAAGGAGATCGGATGA
- a CDS encoding SGNH/GDSL hydrolase family protein: MARHVVLFGDSILDNASYVEGWPDVSAQLRAKLDPEDRVTLLAVDGSICEQAERQLDRCPADATHAILSSGGNDILHHAALLEQDTSTVGSAMALLLQARAEFEPLHRALVERAGRLPIPVAVCTIYDADMGPLIATAMGIFNDAISRNIHREGLDLIDLRIVCDEAADYANAIEPSVAGGAKIATAIASYVTSVSDKAANSRVFA; this comes from the coding sequence GTGGCGCGCCACGTCGTCCTGTTTGGAGATTCGATCCTCGATAACGCCTCCTATGTCGAGGGCTGGCCGGACGTATCGGCGCAGTTGCGCGCCAAGCTCGATCCCGAGGACAGGGTCACCCTGCTGGCGGTGGATGGCAGTATCTGCGAGCAGGCGGAGCGCCAGCTGGACCGGTGCCCGGCCGATGCCACCCACGCGATCCTGTCGTCGGGTGGCAACGATATCCTGCATCACGCGGCCTTGCTGGAGCAGGATACCTCCACGGTCGGCTCTGCCATGGCCTTGCTCCTGCAGGCGCGGGCGGAGTTCGAGCCGCTGCACCGGGCGCTGGTGGAGCGGGCCGGCCGGCTGCCGATCCCGGTGGCGGTCTGCACGATCTACGATGCCGACATGGGGCCGCTGATCGCCACGGCCATGGGGATCTTCAACGACGCGATCTCGCGCAATATCCATCGCGAGGGCCTTGACCTGATCGACTTGCGGATCGTCTGCGACGAGGCCGCCGACTACGCCAACGCGATCGAGCCTTCGGTGGCCGGCGGGGCCAAGATTGCCACCGCCATCGCGAGTTACGTGACCAGCGTGAGCGACAAGGCAGCGAATTCACGCGTTTTTGCCTGA
- the fabG gene encoding 3-oxoacyl-[acyl-carrier-protein] reductase: MFDLKGMTALVTGASGGIGSAIAVALAKQGARLALSGSNSDKLRAFREQLNGDYAHHDHDGHVEITCDLSNTTQVEELVPAAIDTLGGIDILVNNAGITRDNLAMRMKDEEWDQVIKINLEATFRLMRASARPMMKARFGRIINITSVVGATGNPGQMNYCAAKAGVVGMSRSLAQELAARGITVNCVAPGFIRSAMTDALDDKQKDAINARIPMGRMGEGDDIGAAVAYLASKEASYVTGQVLHVNGGMAMLG, translated from the coding sequence ATGTTCGATCTCAAGGGAATGACCGCGCTGGTAACCGGCGCAAGCGGCGGCATCGGTTCCGCCATCGCGGTGGCGCTGGCCAAGCAGGGTGCGCGCCTCGCGCTCAGCGGTTCCAACAGCGACAAGCTGCGCGCCTTCCGCGAGCAGCTGAACGGCGACTACGCCCATCACGACCATGACGGCCACGTCGAGATTACCTGCGACCTGTCCAACACCACGCAGGTGGAGGAACTGGTGCCCGCCGCGATCGACACGCTGGGCGGCATCGACATCCTCGTCAACAACGCCGGCATCACCCGCGACAACCTCGCCATGCGGATGAAGGACGAGGAGTGGGACCAGGTGATCAAGATCAACCTGGAAGCCACCTTCCGCCTGATGCGCGCCAGCGCCCGCCCGATGATGAAGGCCCGTTTCGGCCGCATCATCAACATCACCAGCGTGGTGGGCGCCACCGGCAATCCGGGGCAGATGAACTACTGCGCCGCCAAGGCCGGCGTGGTCGGCATGAGCCGTTCGCTGGCGCAGGAACTGGCCGCGCGCGGCATCACCGTGAACTGCGTGGCGCCCGGCTTCATCCGTTCCGCCATGACCGATGCGCTGGACGACAAGCAGAAGGACGCCATCAACGCCCGCATTCCCATGGGCCGCATGGGCGAGGGCGACGATATCGGCGCTGCCGTGGCCTACCTGGCCAGCAAGGAAGCCAGCTATGTCACCGGCCAGGTGCTGCACGTGAACGGCGGCATGGCGATGCTCGGCTAA
- a CDS encoding LD-carboxypeptidase, with product MQRHIMALCPGKPIRPERAEAVSALAKAEFPQISLAFAPQCFVEQGHFAGDDETRLAAFVAAANDPGIDAIWFAMGGYGSNRIAADAIAALGPAAHEKTYLGYSDAGTLLGALYRNRIGKPVHGPLAGDIRREGGEDAVRRVLRYLSGEEVPLEAGLDDRPTVAFNLMTLAMLVGTELMPDLTGHVVLVEEVAEHLYAVDRLFFHITEHLQGVAGIRLGRISEVPENDRPFGMTEEEIARHWCRRSGIPYLGRADIGHDAANAIVPFGVARAARDA from the coding sequence ATGCAACGGCACATTATGGCTCTATGTCCGGGAAAGCCGATCCGGCCGGAACGGGCGGAGGCTGTCTCGGCCCTGGCAAAAGCCGAATTCCCGCAGATCTCGCTGGCTTTTGCCCCGCAGTGCTTCGTCGAGCAGGGGCATTTTGCCGGGGATGACGAGACGCGGCTGGCTGCCTTCGTGGCGGCGGCCAACGATCCCGGCATCGACGCCATCTGGTTCGCCATGGGCGGTTACGGCTCGAATCGCATTGCCGCAGACGCCATCGCTGCGCTTGGCCCGGCGGCGCACGAGAAAACCTATCTCGGCTATTCCGATGCAGGGACGCTTTTGGGGGCGCTTTACCGCAATCGCATCGGCAAGCCGGTGCATGGTCCGCTGGCGGGCGACATCCGGCGCGAGGGTGGCGAGGACGCGGTGCGCCGCGTGCTGCGCTATCTGTCGGGCGAAGAGGTGCCGCTGGAGGCAGGGCTGGATGACCGGCCCACCGTTGCCTTCAACCTGATGACGCTGGCCATGCTGGTCGGCACCGAGCTGATGCCGGACCTGACCGGCCATGTCGTGCTGGTGGAGGAGGTGGCGGAGCATCTCTATGCCGTCGACCGGCTGTTTTTCCACATCACCGAACACTTGCAGGGTGTTGCCGGAATCCGCCTTGGCCGCATTTCCGAGGTGCCGGAAAACGACCGTCCTTTCGGCATGACCGAAGAGGAAATCGCGCGTCACTGGTGCCGCCGCAGCGGCATCCCCTACCTTGGCCGCGCCGACATCGGGCACGATGCCGCCAATGCGATCGTCCCGTTCGGAGTTGCGCGCGCGGCCCGCGACGCATAG
- a CDS encoding FAD-dependent oxidoreductase: MRHIAIIGSGPAGYYTAEAAQKHFGDDVRVDIFDLMPVPYGLIRTGVAPDHQSIKGVSRRYEKTALTENVRFVGNVAVGRDITIAQLQELYDAVVLATGAPEDRELGIPGEDLANAFGSAAFVGWYNGHPKFAELNPDLSGSTAVVIGMGNVALDVARMLSKTDCEFEGSDIVSHALEALCQSKIERIVLLGRRGPHQIMMTPKELGELAHLECAAPHVAQGDLPDEAEDALLEPGLRKSVTILRQFAATPEHIRAEKRIAIEFAFFAQPKALLGDGKVEAIEIEHTELVKGRAVGTGETARLPADLVISCIGYRTTPIPGVPFDQRAGRFANDEGRILPGLYCVGWAKRGPSGTIGTNKPDGFTVIDKIAEDIASGTLGSAGKKGRAGFDAYAAEKGLDVVTFKDWKKIEEAEAKAAREGAPREKFVDIEAMIKAAN; encoded by the coding sequence ATGCGGCATATTGCGATCATCGGTTCGGGTCCGGCGGGATACTACACCGCCGAAGCCGCGCAAAAGCACTTCGGCGACGATGTTCGCGTCGATATTTTCGACCTGATGCCAGTGCCTTACGGCCTGATCCGCACCGGCGTCGCGCCCGATCACCAGTCGATCAAGGGGGTCTCGCGCCGATACGAGAAAACCGCGCTGACCGAGAACGTGCGCTTCGTGGGCAATGTGGCAGTAGGCCGCGACATCACCATCGCGCAGTTGCAGGAGCTGTACGACGCGGTGGTGCTCGCCACCGGCGCGCCGGAAGACCGCGAACTGGGCATTCCCGGCGAGGACCTGGCCAACGCTTTCGGCAGCGCGGCCTTTGTCGGCTGGTACAACGGCCACCCCAAGTTTGCCGAGCTAAACCCCGACCTGTCGGGCTCTACCGCCGTCGTCATCGGCATGGGCAATGTCGCGCTGGACGTCGCCCGGATGCTGTCGAAGACCGACTGCGAATTCGAAGGCAGCGACATCGTCAGTCACGCGCTGGAGGCGCTGTGCCAGTCGAAGATCGAGCGGATCGTGCTGCTTGGCCGCCGCGGGCCGCACCAGATCATGATGACGCCCAAAGAACTGGGCGAGCTGGCCCACCTGGAGTGCGCCGCGCCGCATGTCGCTCAGGGCGACCTGCCGGACGAGGCGGAGGATGCCCTGCTCGAACCCGGCCTGCGCAAGTCGGTGACCATCCTGCGCCAATTCGCCGCTACGCCCGAACACATCCGCGCCGAAAAGCGTATCGCCATCGAATTTGCCTTCTTCGCCCAGCCCAAGGCGCTGCTGGGAGACGGCAAGGTCGAAGCCATCGAGATCGAGCACACCGAGCTGGTGAAGGGGCGCGCCGTCGGCACCGGCGAGACCGCGCGCCTGCCCGCCGACCTGGTGATCAGCTGCATCGGCTATCGCACCACGCCCATCCCCGGCGTCCCGTTCGACCAGCGCGCCGGCCGTTTCGCCAACGACGAGGGGCGCATCCTGCCCGGCCTCTACTGTGTCGGCTGGGCCAAGCGCGGACCTTCCGGCACGATCGGCACCAACAAGCCCGACGGATTTACCGTTATCGACAAGATTGCCGAGGACATCGCCAGCGGCACGCTGGGCAGTGCCGGCAAGAAAGGGCGCGCCGGCTTCGATGCCTATGCCGCCGAGAAGGGTCTCGACGTGGTTACCTTCAAGGACTGGAAGAAGATCGAGGAAGCCGAGGCCAAGGCCGCCCGCGAAGGCGCTCCGCGTGAGAAATTCGTCGATATCGAGGCGATGATCAAGGCGGCGAACTAG
- a CDS encoding glutamate ligase domain-containing protein: MPDEQISPADTTPRKFFFCGIGGSGMLPLANIVKGLGAEVAGSDRSFDQGRTPEKFAWLERQGFKLFPQDGSGLTSADQVLVASAAIEDTVPEVIRAKALGCQRVTRAELLSRLFNKAPCSLAVGGTSGKSTTTAMLGWILDHEGRRPTIMNGAVMKNFVSPENPFASAIVGGREVFVSEVDESDGSIALYRPSVAVLLNVSLDHKTIEELRKLFGDFLANADAAVVNYDDDDAAHLADRAKKVLSFGIDNQKATLGIEPGTIIEEQDRISALLVDRRTDTGHSLRIPMPGRHNLENALAAIAAAVAVGVDVHDACIALMTFRGLARRFDVLGTSAGGVTVIDDFGHNPEKARATLRTLKAHEGRVIAFFQPHGYGPLRQMGNELADTFAKELGAGDITIMCEPVYFGGTVDRSEGSERIVDLIKAKGGNAEYLETREECGNRIVKLAQPGDRVVVMGARDDTLTTFAQSLLDRM; the protein is encoded by the coding sequence ATGCCTGACGAGCAGATTTCCCCGGCGGATACCACTCCGCGCAAGTTCTTCTTCTGTGGGATCGGCGGGTCCGGCATGCTGCCGCTCGCCAATATCGTGAAGGGCCTGGGGGCCGAGGTCGCCGGATCGGATCGCAGCTTCGACCAGGGACGCACGCCGGAAAAGTTCGCCTGGCTCGAACGGCAAGGCTTCAAGCTGTTCCCGCAGGACGGCAGCGGGCTGACCAGCGCGGACCAGGTGCTGGTCGCCAGCGCGGCAATCGAGGATACGGTTCCCGAAGTCATCCGCGCCAAGGCGCTCGGCTGCCAGCGGGTTACACGCGCGGAACTGCTCTCGCGCCTGTTCAACAAGGCGCCCTGCTCACTGGCCGTGGGCGGCACCAGCGGCAAGTCGACCACCACGGCCATGCTCGGCTGGATCCTCGATCACGAAGGCCGTCGTCCCACCATCATGAACGGGGCGGTGATGAAGAACTTCGTCAGTCCGGAAAATCCCTTCGCCAGTGCGATCGTCGGCGGGCGCGAGGTGTTCGTGTCCGAAGTGGACGAGAGCGACGGTTCCATCGCGCTCTACCGCCCCAGCGTGGCGGTGCTGCTCAACGTCAGTCTCGATCACAAGACGATCGAGGAACTGCGCAAGCTGTTCGGTGACTTCCTCGCCAATGCCGACGCCGCAGTGGTCAACTACGACGATGACGACGCCGCGCACCTGGCAGACCGGGCAAAGAAGGTGCTGTCCTTCGGCATCGACAACCAGAAGGCAACGCTTGGCATCGAACCGGGGACGATAATCGAGGAGCAGGACCGGATTTCCGCGCTGCTCGTCGATCGCCGCACCGATACCGGCCATTCGCTGCGCATTCCCATGCCGGGCCGGCACAACCTGGAAAACGCCCTCGCCGCCATCGCGGCCGCCGTGGCCGTCGGCGTCGACGTGCACGATGCCTGCATTGCGCTGATGACCTTCCGTGGCCTCGCCCGCCGGTTCGACGTGCTCGGCACCAGCGCGGGCGGCGTGACCGTGATCGACGATTTCGGCCACAACCCGGAAAAGGCCCGCGCCACGCTGCGCACGCTGAAGGCACACGAAGGGCGCGTGATCGCCTTCTTCCAGCCGCATGGCTACGGCCCCTTGCGGCAGATGGGTAACGAGCTCGCCGACACTTTCGCCAAGGAACTGGGCGCGGGCGACATCACGATCATGTGCGAGCCGGTGTACTTCGGGGGCACGGTGGACCGCAGCGAAGGCAGCGAGCGGATCGTCGATCTGATCAAGGCCAAGGGCGGCAATGCCGAATACCTCGAAACCCGCGAGGAATGCGGCAATCGTATCGTCAAACTCGCTCAGCCGGGCGACCGCGTGGTGGTGATGGGCGCGCGCGACGATACCCTGACCACGTTCGCCCAGAGCCTGCTGGACCGCATGTAG